A region from the Prevotella melaninogenica genome encodes:
- a CDS encoding glycosyltransferase family 2 protein encodes MIKLATVSPCYNEEEVLEQSVAQLMELFDELISQGKISDDSMIVFVNDGSRDRTWEIIQQLHKQYPRIKGINLAHNVGHQNAIMAGMMTAKDWADAVITLDADLQDDYKKCIPQMVDAFEEGNEIVYGVKVSRKADPMLKRMSAQAFYHLQETMGVNSIFNHADFRLMSRKALNMLSGYKERNLYLRGLIPSIGLKSTTVDDRISERKAGTSKYTLRKMLSLALDGITSFSVKPIYYVIYLGIAFLFVSLCIGIYVIHAFLNHTEVAGWASLILSIWLVGAMLMISIGAVGVYIAKIYEEVKQRPLYNISQILD; translated from the coding sequence ATGATAAAACTTGCAACGGTCTCTCCATGCTACAACGAGGAAGAGGTTTTAGAACAGTCGGTAGCACAGCTCATGGAGCTATTCGACGAACTCATCAGTCAGGGGAAGATTTCCGATGACTCGATGATTGTGTTTGTCAATGACGGAAGCCGTGACCGAACATGGGAAATTATCCAACAGCTCCACAAGCAATATCCACGTATAAAGGGTATCAATCTTGCCCATAACGTGGGACATCAGAATGCTATTATGGCTGGTATGATGACGGCAAAGGACTGGGCTGATGCCGTTATCACACTTGATGCCGACCTGCAAGATGACTATAAGAAATGTATTCCACAGATGGTTGATGCCTTTGAGGAAGGTAACGAGATTGTCTATGGTGTAAAGGTTTCGCGCAAAGCCGACCCAATGTTGAAACGTATGTCAGCACAAGCGTTCTACCATCTACAAGAAACGATGGGTGTGAACAGTATTTTCAATCATGCAGACTTCCGCTTGATGAGCCGCAAAGCATTGAATATGCTCTCTGGATATAAGGAACGTAACCTCTATTTACGTGGACTCATCCCTTCTATCGGACTAAAATCAACAACGGTTGACGACCGCATTAGCGAGCGTAAGGCTGGTACGTCTAAGTACACATTACGAAAGATGCTCAGTTTAGCATTGGACGGTATTACGTCATTCTCCGTGAAACCCATTTACTATGTCATCTATCTTGGTATCGCTTTCTTGTTCGTCAGCTTGTGTATCGGTATCTATGTCATCCATGCTTTCCTAAATCACACAGAGGTGGCAGGCTGGGCTTCGCTCATTCTCAGTATCTGGCTCGTGGGCGCCATGCTGATGATTTCAATCGGTGCAGTGGGAGTTTATATTGCCAAAATATATGAAGAGGTAAAACAGCGTCCGCTTTATAACATCAGTCAAATACTCGATTAA
- a CDS encoding polysaccharide deacetylase family protein, translating to MILLSFDTEEFDVPREHGVDFSIEEGMKVSVEGTNRILDILKANNVCATFFCTGNFAELAPEVMERIKNEGHEVACHGVDHWKPQPEDVFRSKEIIERVTGVKVAGYRQPRMFPVSDEEIEKAGYLYNSSLNPAFIPGRYMHLTTPRTWFMQGKVMQIPASVSPHLRIPLFWLSMHNFPEWFYLRLVRQVLRHDGYFVTYFHPWEFYNLKSHPEFKMPFIIKNHSGHELEQRLDRFIKAMKADKQEFITYVDFVNRQKK from the coding sequence ATGATATTACTAAGCTTCGATACGGAAGAGTTTGATGTACCACGTGAACATGGGGTAGACTTCTCAATTGAAGAGGGTATGAAGGTTTCCGTAGAAGGTACGAATCGCATCCTCGACATACTAAAGGCAAACAATGTCTGTGCTACCTTCTTCTGTACAGGTAACTTTGCTGAACTGGCGCCAGAAGTCATGGAACGCATAAAGAACGAAGGTCACGAGGTCGCTTGCCATGGTGTTGACCACTGGAAGCCACAGCCTGAGGACGTTTTCCGCTCTAAGGAAATCATCGAACGTGTAACAGGTGTGAAGGTTGCGGGCTATCGTCAGCCACGCATGTTTCCCGTATCAGATGAGGAGATAGAGAAGGCTGGCTACCTTTATAACTCTTCTTTGAATCCTGCTTTTATACCGGGTCGATATATGCACCTCACCACTCCACGTACATGGTTTATGCAAGGTAAGGTGATGCAGATACCTGCCAGCGTTAGTCCACACCTACGTATCCCGCTCTTTTGGTTGTCTATGCACAACTTCCCAGAGTGGTTCTATCTTCGTTTGGTACGGCAAGTATTGCGCCATGATGGCTACTTTGTGACTTATTTCCACCCTTGGGAGTTCTATAATCTTAAGTCACATCCAGAGTTTAAGATGCCTTTCATCATTAAGAACCACAGTGGACACGAATTAGAACAGCGTCTCGACCGCTTTATTAAGGCAATGAAAGCAGACAAACAGGAGTTTATTACCTATGTAGACTTTGTCAACCGACAGAAGAAATAA
- a CDS encoding TonB-dependent receptor domain-containing protein yields MKVSKLIFTLGMMAIAIAAHGQTSTISGVLLDSLTHEGEPYATIRVYKGKKSETPVAMSVTAKDGKFSQKVTGQGSYFVSFTSMGRKEILRKVQLTATGGTINLGNLLVQDDTKQLKDVEVVAQKPLVKMETDKMTYDVQSDNDVKTNTVLDMLRKVPMVTVDGQDNITVNGQGSFKVYVDGKPNVMFSSNPSQIFKAMPASAVKSIEVVTNPGAKYDAEGVGGVLNIIMNTGDGKSKAKLNGYNGSVAATMSNKGYRGSTFFSGQQGKLTYSANLMVSKGKSDGTETEIRRTSSVGSRMDYWQRGNTNFNFTMGNISLGYELDSVSNIGATFGLTGYAMKNDGHPTTTFSGGAYGTGFTYGNEMTMENKNKSFNGSVDYQRFFNKERTSSLTLSYLFTTSPAENNNRRIYDALPAGVTIPLSDLYSAAKTRGTEHTVQVDFTTPLGKKQTLSTGLKFISHRNSSDSKFYDIIGGTEVYNAANSVNYKNTQSILAEYAEYSATMGKFGAKAGLRYEHTWEKVNFIVGSGSDFKKNYGSLVPSASFSYNISGGVNLGLNYNMRISRPGVSYLNPYIDRSNPTVLSYGNPDLSVEKSHNVSLVFNYFTPKFMMNMTLGEAFANNQIEQYSFMNGTVLNTTYGNIVRSRWTNFSTFMNYAVTPKTRIMLNGSFDYGDIRSQQLGEYNHGWQASAFLGVQQTFPWKINWSVFMGGLTKKYLLQGHNGGFNMFTSTLSKSFIKDKLNLSLMYFVPLTGKMHIKQYSHGANFENHMNITIPAQHVALTITWNFGNTKKQFQTHKSNISNDFQEKKNDQQMNGIGMGSGGGM; encoded by the coding sequence ATGAAAGTTAGTAAGTTAATCTTTACTTTAGGTATGATGGCTATTGCTATAGCCGCACATGGTCAGACATCAACAATATCAGGTGTATTGCTCGATTCCCTTACCCATGAGGGTGAGCCTTATGCCACTATCAGAGTCTACAAAGGCAAGAAGAGCGAGACACCAGTGGCTATGTCGGTGACAGCAAAGGACGGAAAGTTCTCTCAAAAGGTAACAGGACAGGGCAGTTATTTCGTTTCTTTTACTTCAATGGGACGTAAGGAAATTCTGCGTAAGGTACAACTTACGGCAACAGGTGGTACCATCAACCTTGGAAATCTCCTTGTACAAGACGATACAAAGCAGTTGAAAGATGTCGAGGTTGTGGCACAGAAGCCGCTTGTAAAGATGGAAACCGACAAGATGACCTACGATGTACAAAGCGACAATGATGTCAAGACAAATACCGTACTTGATATGTTGCGTAAGGTTCCGATGGTAACTGTGGACGGACAAGACAACATTACTGTCAACGGACAAGGTTCTTTCAAGGTCTATGTAGACGGAAAACCTAACGTAATGTTCTCTTCCAATCCTTCACAGATATTCAAGGCTATGCCTGCTTCGGCTGTGAAATCTATCGAAGTAGTTACTAATCCCGGTGCAAAATATGATGCAGAAGGAGTCGGTGGTGTGCTGAATATCATCATGAACACTGGTGATGGAAAGAGCAAGGCAAAGCTGAACGGATATAATGGTAGTGTGGCTGCCACCATGAGTAACAAGGGATACCGTGGCTCAACCTTCTTTAGCGGACAGCAAGGAAAGCTCACCTACAGTGCTAACTTAATGGTATCAAAAGGTAAGTCAGACGGAACAGAAACAGAGATACGCCGTACCTCATCTGTTGGGTCACGTATGGACTACTGGCAGAGGGGTAATACTAATTTTAATTTCACGATGGGTAATATTAGTTTAGGCTATGAACTCGATTCGGTGAGTAATATTGGTGCTACGTTCGGTTTGACTGGTTACGCGATGAAGAATGATGGTCATCCTACAACAACCTTCTCTGGTGGAGCCTATGGTACTGGCTTTACGTATGGCAACGAGATGACGATGGAGAATAAAAACAAGTCATTTAATGGAAGTGTAGACTATCAACGCTTCTTTAATAAGGAACGTACAAGCAGCCTGACACTAAGTTATCTCTTCACAACTTCCCCTGCGGAGAACAACAACCGACGTATTTATGATGCTTTGCCAGCAGGTGTGACAATTCCTTTATCAGATCTTTATTCTGCGGCTAAGACACGTGGAACAGAACATACAGTGCAGGTTGACTTCACAACACCATTAGGAAAAAAACAAACGTTGAGTACTGGTTTAAAGTTTATCTCTCATCGTAACTCGTCTGACTCTAAGTTTTATGATATCATAGGCGGTACAGAAGTCTATAATGCAGCCAACAGTGTGAACTATAAGAATACACAGAGTATCTTGGCTGAATATGCAGAGTACAGTGCAACTATGGGTAAGTTTGGAGCAAAGGCAGGTTTGCGTTATGAGCACACGTGGGAGAAGGTGAACTTTATCGTTGGTTCTGGTTCCGACTTCAAGAAGAATTATGGAAGTCTGGTACCCTCTGCCAGCTTCAGCTATAACATCTCTGGTGGTGTCAATTTAGGCTTGAATTATAACATGCGTATCAGCCGCCCGGGCGTTAGTTACCTCAACCCATACATTGATCGTTCTAACCCAACGGTCTTGAGTTATGGTAATCCAGACCTGTCGGTTGAGAAGAGCCACAACGTTAGCTTAGTATTCAATTACTTTACACCGAAGTTTATGATGAACATGACACTCGGTGAAGCTTTTGCCAACAATCAAATTGAGCAGTATTCGTTTATGAACGGAACAGTGCTGAACACAACTTATGGCAATATCGTACGTAGCCGTTGGACCAATTTCAGCACCTTTATGAACTATGCTGTCACCCCTAAGACACGTATCATGCTCAATGGAAGCTTTGATTATGGAGATATCCGTTCCCAGCAGTTGGGCGAATACAACCACGGCTGGCAAGCAAGTGCATTCTTGGGCGTACAGCAAACCTTCCCATGGAAGATAAATTGGAGTGTGTTTATGGGTGGACTGACAAAGAAATACTTATTGCAGGGACATAATGGAGGTTTTAATATGTTCACATCAACCCTCTCAAAGAGTTTTATCAAGGACAAGCTCAATCTTAGTTTGATGTACTTTGTACCTTTGACTGGAAAGATGCACATCAAGCAATACAGCCACGGTGCTAACTTTGAGAATCACATGAACATTACGATTCCAGCACAACACGTGGCATTGACCATCACTTGGAATTTTGGAAATACAAAGAAGCAGTTCCAAACACACAAGAGTAATATTTCAAATGACTTCCAAGAGAAGAAGAATGATCAGCAAATGAACGGTATTGGAATGGGTTCTGGCGGTGGTATGTAG
- a CDS encoding 2-oxoacid:ferredoxin oxidoreductase subunit beta has product MNQYTAQDFKKGQPRWCPGCGDHFFLASLQKAMAELGVPPHETAVISGIGCSSRLPYYANTYAMQTIHGRAAAISTGAKVTNPNLTIWQVSGDGDALAIGGNHFIHAMRRNVDLNMILLNNRIYGLTKGQYSPTSPRGFVSKSSPYGTTEDPFRPAELCFGARGNFFARSVASDNTETIDILKAAYQHKGAAVCEILQNCVIFNDGCHNSVYTSAGRKENSIYVKHGEPLIFGANNEYGLIQEGFGLKVVKIGENGVTRDDILIHDAHCQDNTLQLKLAMMSNEDGFPIALGVIRDVEAPTYDAAVNQQIEEIKAQKHYHTFMEMLETNEIWEVKE; this is encoded by the coding sequence ATGAATCAATATACAGCACAAGATTTTAAGAAGGGACAGCCACGTTGGTGTCCTGGCTGTGGTGACCATTTCTTCCTTGCCAGTTTGCAGAAAGCGATGGCAGAGTTAGGTGTTCCACCTCATGAAACAGCCGTTATCAGTGGTATTGGATGTTCAAGCCGATTACCATATTATGCTAACACATACGCAATGCAGACCATTCATGGTCGTGCAGCAGCAATCTCTACTGGTGCAAAGGTAACCAATCCGAACCTTACCATCTGGCAAGTATCGGGCGATGGTGATGCTCTTGCCATCGGTGGTAACCACTTTATCCATGCCATGCGCCGTAATGTGGACCTGAATATGATACTTTTGAACAACCGTATCTATGGCTTAACAAAGGGACAGTATTCACCAACCAGCCCACGTGGCTTCGTCTCTAAGTCAAGTCCTTACGGTACGACAGAAGACCCATTCCGTCCAGCAGAGCTTTGTTTTGGTGCTCGCGGTAACTTCTTCGCACGTAGTGTTGCCAGCGACAATACTGAGACAATCGATATCCTGAAGGCTGCTTATCAGCATAAGGGAGCTGCCGTGTGTGAGATTTTGCAGAACTGTGTCATCTTTAATGATGGTTGTCACAACTCTGTTTATACCTCTGCAGGTAGAAAAGAAAACTCTATCTACGTTAAACATGGCGAACCATTGATCTTTGGTGCTAACAATGAGTATGGACTTATACAAGAAGGTTTCGGCTTGAAAGTTGTTAAGATTGGAGAGAATGGTGTTACCCGTGATGATATTCTCATACATGATGCTCATTGCCAAGATAATACTTTGCAGTTGAAACTTGCTATGATGAGTAATGAAGACGGCTTCCCTATTGCTCTTGGCGTTATCCGTGATGTCGAAGCACCTACCTATGATGCTGCTGTCAACCAACAGATTGAAGAGATAAAAGCACAGAAGCATTATCATACTTTCATGGAAATGCTTGAAACCAACGAAATTTGGGAGGTTAAAGAGTAG
- a CDS encoding 2-oxoacid:acceptor oxidoreductase subunit alpha gives MEEQIEVKELDSVVIHFSGDSGDGMQLAGNIFTTVSASIGNGVSTFPDYPADIRAPQGSLTGVSGFQVHIGSGKVYTPGDLCDVLVAMNAAALKMQYKHCKPNSTIIIDTDSFGQRDLQKAEFRSDDYLGEMGIDPDRVVACPITKMVKDCLADTGMDNKSMLKCRNMFALGLVCWLFNRDLELVNNYLETKFKKKPAIAEANIKVVRAGYDYGHNVHASVPNTYRIESKVKEPGRYMDITGNKATAYGLMAAAERAGLRLFLGSYPITPATDILHELAKHKSMGVTTVQCEDEIAGCASAIGAAFAGALAATSTSGPGICLKSEAMNLALIDELPLVIIDVQRGGPSTGMPTKSEQTDLLQVLYGRNGESPMPVIAATSPTDCFDAAYNACKIALEHMTPVVLLTDAFIANGSSAWKLPDIDELPEIRPHFVTEDQKYKYTPYKRDPKTLARYWAIPGTEGYTHILGGLEKDGETGAISTDPENHDKMDHIRWEKVARIPVPDLKVLGDEKDADLLIVGFGSTYGHLYSAMKELRKKGHKVALAQFKYVNPLPKNTAEVLSRYKKVVVAEQNLGQLAALLRIRINHFAPYQYNQVKGQPFVVTELVSTFEKLLKAPLPKEETGTFYTKILE, from the coding sequence ATGGAAGAACAAATCGAAGTGAAAGAACTCGACAGTGTTGTAATACACTTTTCTGGTGACTCAGGTGATGGTATGCAGCTTGCGGGTAACATTTTTACAACCGTATCGGCTTCTATCGGCAATGGTGTATCTACGTTCCCAGACTATCCAGCAGACATCCGTGCCCCGCAAGGCTCCTTAACCGGTGTGAGTGGATTCCAAGTTCATATCGGTTCGGGCAAAGTTTATACGCCTGGTGACCTCTGTGACGTTCTCGTGGCAATGAATGCTGCTGCGTTAAAGATGCAGTACAAACATTGTAAACCTAACAGTACGATTATTATCGATACTGATTCATTCGGTCAGAGAGACCTTCAGAAGGCTGAATTTCGTAGTGATGACTATTTAGGCGAGATGGGTATTGACCCTGATCGGGTAGTGGCTTGTCCGATAACAAAGATGGTGAAGGACTGTTTGGCTGATACAGGCATGGATAACAAGTCTATGTTGAAGTGCCGTAATATGTTTGCCCTGGGTCTTGTCTGCTGGCTTTTCAATCGCGACTTGGAGTTGGTTAATAACTATCTTGAAACAAAGTTCAAGAAGAAACCAGCCATTGCTGAGGCGAATATTAAGGTGGTACGTGCAGGATATGACTATGGTCATAACGTACATGCCTCTGTTCCTAATACCTATCGTATTGAGTCAAAAGTGAAGGAACCTGGACGTTACATGGATATTACAGGTAATAAGGCTACAGCCTACGGATTGATGGCAGCTGCAGAACGTGCTGGATTGCGTCTTTTCTTGGGTTCTTATCCTATCACTCCTGCAACAGATATCTTACACGAGTTGGCAAAACATAAGTCAATGGGTGTGACAACCGTACAGTGTGAAGACGAGATTGCAGGTTGTGCATCGGCTATTGGTGCAGCTTTCGCTGGTGCCTTGGCAGCTACTTCAACCTCTGGTCCTGGTATATGTTTGAAGAGTGAGGCAATGAACCTTGCGCTTATCGACGAGCTTCCATTGGTAATTATTGACGTACAACGTGGTGGTCCATCAACGGGTATGCCTACCAAGAGTGAGCAGACCGACCTCCTACAGGTGCTTTATGGTCGTAATGGAGAGAGTCCAATGCCTGTTATTGCAGCTACAAGTCCTACTGATTGCTTTGATGCAGCCTACAACGCATGTAAGATTGCATTGGAACATATGACACCAGTTGTGCTCCTTACCGATGCTTTCATTGCTAATGGTTCTTCTGCTTGGAAACTTCCAGATATCGATGAGTTGCCAGAAATCCGCCCTCACTTCGTTACAGAAGATCAGAAGTATAAGTATACTCCATACAAACGTGACCCTAAGACATTGGCACGTTACTGGGCTATTCCAGGTACGGAAGGCTATACACACATCCTTGGTGGCTTGGAGAAAGACGGCGAGACAGGTGCCATCTCAACCGATCCAGAGAACCATGACAAGATGGATCATATCCGTTGGGAAAAGGTCGCTCGTATCCCTGTGCCTGATTTGAAGGTTTTGGGTGATGAGAAGGATGCCGACTTGCTCATTGTTGGCTTCGGAAGTACGTATGGTCACCTCTATTCTGCAATGAAAGAATTGCGCAAGAAGGGACATAAGGTTGCTTTGGCGCAGTTTAAGTATGTAAACCCATTGCCAAAGAATACCGCAGAGGTGCTTAGTCGTTACAAGAAGGTTGTTGTTGCTGAACAGAATCTTGGACAGCTTGCTGCCCTCCTTCGTATCCGTATCAACCATTTCGCTCCTTATCAGTATAACCAAGTTAAGGGACAGCCATTCGTTGTCACTGAATTGGTGTCAACCTTTGAAAAGCTCCTTAAGGCTCCATTACCAAAGGAAGAAACGGGTACTTTCTATACGAAAATACTTGAATAA
- a CDS encoding glycoside hydrolase family 16 protein produces MLQKKNNKRILAVLTMALFSTASFAQLANSAKGVEALAADEETPGPEYMLVFRDEFNEPDGTLPDAKVWRYCTRRPKVTWARYLSNSPEVAFIKDGNLVLRAIPNPDKSKDNVSMLTGGIETSQSFTFRFGRVECRALVNPFIGNFPAIWMMPKSKFGWPKGGEIDIFEQIDNEQRCYATVHSAWTQSHRNELHSSNLLMPMNRYHTYAVEWEEDVLTFFADGKRVFQYKKQNDSQEQWPFDKSNFYLILNQSVGNGSWAKNPNENHTYEMCIDWIRVYQKKKHIPLGVSVPMTRIQESKESNEIYSLQGVKMGTNERELPKGIYVSNGEKIIK; encoded by the coding sequence ATGTTACAAAAGAAGAACAATAAGAGAATACTTGCAGTGCTAACAATGGCATTGTTCTCCACAGCATCATTTGCACAACTCGCTAACTCGGCAAAGGGAGTAGAGGCGTTGGCTGCTGATGAGGAAACGCCTGGTCCCGAATATATGCTTGTCTTTAGAGATGAGTTTAATGAACCAGACGGAACGTTGCCTGATGCTAAGGTGTGGAGATACTGTACTCGACGTCCAAAAGTAACATGGGCGCGATATTTGAGCAATTCTCCTGAAGTCGCTTTTATAAAGGATGGCAATCTCGTTCTGCGTGCCATTCCTAACCCTGATAAGTCAAAAGACAATGTGTCAATGCTTACGGGTGGTATTGAAACCAGTCAGAGCTTTACTTTCCGCTTTGGTCGTGTAGAGTGTCGGGCGTTGGTCAATCCTTTTATTGGTAATTTCCCAGCTATTTGGATGATGCCAAAGTCAAAGTTTGGATGGCCGAAAGGCGGTGAGATTGATATCTTTGAGCAGATTGATAATGAGCAGCGTTGTTATGCAACAGTACACTCTGCGTGGACTCAGAGTCATAGAAATGAGCTACACTCAAGCAATCTTTTGATGCCAATGAATCGTTATCACACCTATGCAGTAGAGTGGGAAGAGGACGTGCTGACATTCTTTGCCGATGGTAAACGTGTGTTTCAATATAAGAAACAGAATGATAGTCAAGAGCAATGGCCGTTTGATAAGTCCAATTTCTACCTGATTCTCAATCAGTCTGTGGGCAATGGTTCGTGGGCGAAAAACCCTAATGAGAATCATACCTATGAGATGTGTATTGACTGGATACGTGTCTATCAGAAGAAAAAACATATTCCATTAGGTGTCAGTGTTCCGATGACAAGGATTCAAGAAAGCAAGGAAAGCAACGAAATCTATTCGTTGCAGGGGGTTAAGATGGGGACAAATGAGCGTGAGTTACCCAAGGGAATTTATGTCTCTAATGGTGAGAAAATCATAAAATAA
- the cysS gene encoding cysteine--tRNA ligase: MQDLVIYNTLHRKKELFQPIAAPNVGMYVCGPTVYGDPHLGHARPAITFDILFRYLKHIGYKVRYVRNITDVGHLEHDADEGDDKIEKKARLEQLEPMEIAQYYTNRYHDAMRSLNVLPPSIEPHATGHIIEQEEVVKQILANGYAYESNGSIYFDVEKYDKDHHYGVLSGRNITDMINNSRELAGVDEKRNQIDFALWKRAMPEHIMRWPSPWSDGFPGWHCECTAMGRKYLGNHFDIHGGGMDLIFPHHECEIAQAVASQGDEMVKYWMHNNMITINGQKMGKSLGNFITLEQFFTGEHDTLTQAYSPMTIRFFILSAHYRGTVDFSNEALQAAEKGYERLMNGIEELARIQTAAASDENTKKFVAGFRQKCYDAMNDDLMTPAAISTLFEACHLVNILIDHKAQISADDLKELSEAMQLFAFDILGLQNERGANNDTREEAYGKVVDMVLDLRAKAKAEKNWAVSDQIRDALAEAGFQVKDTKDGVTWKLDR, from the coding sequence ATGCAAGACTTAGTTATTTACAATACACTGCATCGTAAAAAGGAACTCTTCCAACCGATTGCAGCACCTAACGTGGGAATGTATGTCTGTGGACCAACTGTTTATGGCGATCCACACCTCGGACACGCACGTCCTGCTATCACCTTTGATATTCTTTTCCGCTATCTGAAACACATAGGATACAAGGTTCGTTATGTTCGTAACATCACGGACGTTGGTCATTTGGAGCATGATGCTGACGAAGGTGATGATAAGATTGAGAAGAAGGCACGTCTTGAGCAGTTGGAGCCAATGGAGATTGCGCAGTACTATACCAACCGCTACCATGATGCTATGCGTTCGCTCAACGTTCTCCCACCAAGCATCGAACCACATGCTACGGGTCATATCATTGAACAGGAAGAAGTTGTTAAGCAGATTCTTGCCAACGGCTATGCCTATGAAAGCAATGGAAGTATCTATTTTGATGTGGAGAAATACGATAAAGACCACCACTATGGTGTTCTTTCTGGTCGTAACATCACTGATATGATTAATAACTCACGTGAGTTGGCAGGCGTTGATGAAAAGCGAAATCAGATTGACTTCGCCCTTTGGAAGCGTGCTATGCCAGAACATATCATGCGATGGCCATCCCCTTGGAGCGATGGTTTTCCGGGCTGGCACTGTGAGTGTACAGCGATGGGGCGCAAGTATTTGGGCAATCACTTCGATATCCACGGTGGCGGTATGGACCTTATCTTCCCTCATCATGAGTGCGAGATTGCACAAGCTGTGGCTTCACAGGGTGATGAAATGGTGAAGTATTGGATGCATAACAATATGATTACCATCAATGGACAGAAGATGGGCAAGTCTCTCGGCAACTTCATTACGCTTGAACAGTTCTTCACTGGCGAGCATGATACGCTCACACAGGCTTACTCTCCGATGACGATTCGCTTCTTCATCCTCTCTGCTCACTATCGTGGAACAGTCGACTTCTCTAACGAGGCACTACAAGCTGCTGAGAAGGGATATGAGCGTTTGATGAATGGTATTGAAGAGTTGGCACGCATTCAGACTGCTGCAGCATCTGATGAGAATACAAAGAAGTTTGTTGCTGGCTTCCGTCAGAAGTGTTACGATGCAATGAACGACGATTTGATGACACCCGCTGCTATCTCAACTCTCTTTGAGGCTTGCCACTTGGTGAACATCCTCATCGACCATAAGGCACAGATATCAGCCGACGACCTTAAGGAACTCAGCGAGGCTATGCAGCTCTTTGCTTTCGATATCCTCGGTCTTCAGAATGAGCGAGGAGCTAATAACGATACTCGTGAGGAGGCTTACGGTAAGGTTGTTGATATGGTACTCGACCTCCGTGCAAAGGCGAAAGCAGAGAAGAACTGGGCTGTTAGCGACCAGATTCGTGATGCCCTCGCTGAGGCTGGCTTCCAAGTTAAGGACACCAAGGACGGTGTTACGTGGAAACTTGATCGATAG
- the tnpB gene encoding IS66 family insertion sequence element accessory protein TnpB (TnpB, as the term is used for proteins encoded by IS66 family insertion elements, is considered an accessory protein, since TnpC, encoded by a neighboring gene, is a DDE family transposase.): MFALNETNVYRVCCSPVDMRQGMLRLCQFVRGNDFNPSDGCVYVFYNRSRNRIKLLHWERCGFVVYHKQIAQGCLSGKIMQQTKGFYELRWDELVLYIEGINPHCYRRKRYNKP, encoded by the coding sequence ATGTTTGCACTGAATGAAACAAATGTTTATCGGGTTTGTTGTTCTCCTGTGGATATGCGCCAGGGAATGCTTCGATTATGTCAATTCGTCCGTGGTAACGATTTTAATCCATCTGATGGTTGTGTCTATGTGTTTTATAATCGTTCTCGCAATCGTATCAAGCTGCTTCATTGGGAACGATGTGGTTTTGTCGTATACCACAAGCAGATAGCACAGGGTTGTTTAAGTGGTAAAATCATGCAGCAAACCAAGGGATTTTATGAACTTCGATGGGATGAATTGGTCCTTTATATAGAAGGTATAAATCCTCATTGTTATCGAAGAAAACGTTACAATAAACCTTAG